The Sorangiineae bacterium MSr11367 genome window below encodes:
- a CDS encoding formylglycine-generating enzyme family protein has protein sequence MKRRLVFFVVPLGLVVAAWGVTRWVHAHRVSGEDLLGEIRRVEAPRFAWQSIDRRHWQASSLSPSEQAMTLVSLEPNGEGCPLGMVRAKGAFHSDTADGRATGAIERIQDAACTDWINRDFPARCRAFDAAKIAESIATLPTTDLDFCIDRFEYPNVLGQNPIIVVTFHEAAALCKKEQKRLCTENEWTFACEGEEARPYPYGYTRDDSACVMDRPWRAFTENGLQPRDGEKARAELDRLWQGEPSGSRPKCRSPFGAYDMTGNVDEWTRSVNPTGYSSILKGGYWGPVRARCRPATRAHNEDFIDYQQSFRCCAQPSSSSETTASGNSDKNL, from the coding sequence ATGAAGCGCCGGCTCGTTTTTTTCGTCGTGCCCCTTGGTTTGGTGGTCGCAGCATGGGGGGTGACACGTTGGGTGCACGCGCACCGCGTGTCCGGGGAGGACTTGCTGGGCGAAATCCGCCGGGTCGAAGCGCCGCGCTTCGCATGGCAGAGCATCGACCGCCGACACTGGCAGGCGAGCTCGCTAAGCCCCTCGGAGCAGGCGATGACGCTTGTCTCGTTGGAGCCGAACGGTGAAGGGTGCCCCCTCGGGATGGTCCGAGCGAAAGGGGCATTTCACAGCGATACCGCCGACGGACGCGCGACCGGCGCGATCGAGCGCATCCAAGATGCGGCCTGCACGGATTGGATCAATCGCGATTTTCCGGCGCGGTGCCGAGCGTTCGATGCGGCGAAGATCGCCGAGAGCATCGCCACCTTGCCGACCACGGACCTCGATTTCTGCATCGATCGGTTCGAGTACCCCAACGTGCTCGGGCAAAATCCAATCATCGTGGTGACGTTCCATGAAGCCGCGGCGCTCTGCAAGAAAGAGCAAAAGCGCCTCTGCACCGAGAACGAATGGACGTTCGCCTGCGAGGGCGAGGAGGCACGCCCCTACCCGTACGGTTACACGCGGGATGACTCGGCGTGCGTCATGGATCGCCCATGGCGGGCCTTCACCGAAAATGGCCTCCAGCCGCGCGACGGAGAGAAGGCGCGCGCCGAGCTCGATCGCCTGTGGCAAGGCGAGCCCTCCGGTTCGCGTCCCAAGTGTCGAAGTCCTTTTGGCGCCTACGACATGACAGGAAACGTCGACGAATGGACGCGCTCGGTCAATCCGACGGGCTATTCCTCGATCCTGAAAGGTGGCTATTGGGGCCCCGTGCGCGCCCGCTGCCGCCCCGCCACGCGCGCCCACAACGAGGACTTCATCGACTATCAACAAAGCTTCCGCTGCTGCGCGCAGCCGTCCTCCTCCTCGGAGACGACGGCCAGCGGAAACTCCGACAAGAATCTCTGA
- a CDS encoding acyl carrier protein, protein MTKEFTLEDLKRVLLASAGAAEGVDLNGNILDTDFADLGYESVALLETGRQIELECRVSLEDGALAQVRTPRSLLHLVNQHRGTTHAHAGAP, encoded by the coding sequence ATGACGAAAGAATTCACCCTCGAGGATCTCAAACGAGTTCTTCTCGCCAGCGCTGGAGCGGCGGAGGGCGTCGATCTGAACGGCAACATCCTCGACACGGACTTTGCGGACCTGGGTTACGAATCGGTGGCGCTGCTCGAGACGGGCCGACAGATCGAGCTCGAATGCCGCGTCTCCCTCGAAGATGGCGCGCTCGCCCAGGTCCGCACGCCCCGCAGCTTGCTTCACTTGGTGAACCAGCACCGTGGCACCACCCATGCACATGCGGGTGCACCCTGA
- a CDS encoding acetylserotonin O-methyltransferase has translation MSSADQATLTKRLLDTLMGAPVAHALYVATKFGFADHLASEPKTSTELARLSNAHASSVLRLLRALAGSGLFVELDDGRFANTPLSELLRTDTPNSMRNNVLFLHHDIMSSAWTKLGDTIGTGKPSFDLYYGEELWQYLWKHPEVGAVFDAGMTSLSTMYANAVANAYDFEGIGTVCDVGGGRGILLGTILTKYPRLRGILFDQPQVVASVGEGHDWAPVKERCQVVGGNFFESVPEADAYVLKSVIHDWSDEDAVRILKTVHKAAKPGQTLLLFEAIVQPGNEPDDGKILDLFMMVMTSGGRERTEKEFATILNAAGFDLVRVIPTQSNKSILESRRR, from the coding sequence ATGTCATCTGCAGACCAGGCAACACTGACCAAAAGGCTGCTCGACACGCTCATGGGAGCCCCCGTCGCTCACGCATTGTACGTGGCCACGAAATTCGGTTTTGCCGACCATCTGGCCTCGGAGCCAAAAACCTCGACCGAGCTTGCTCGACTGAGCAACGCCCATGCTTCCTCCGTGCTCCGTTTGCTGCGGGCGCTCGCGGGTTCGGGTCTATTCGTCGAGCTCGACGACGGCCGATTTGCGAACACACCGTTATCCGAGTTGCTCCGCACGGACACCCCCAACTCGATGCGGAACAACGTCCTCTTTCTCCACCACGACATCATGTCTTCGGCCTGGACGAAGCTGGGCGACACCATTGGCACCGGAAAACCGTCGTTCGACCTGTACTACGGCGAGGAGCTCTGGCAATACCTTTGGAAGCACCCCGAGGTCGGCGCGGTCTTCGATGCAGGAATGACGTCTCTTTCGACCATGTACGCCAACGCGGTGGCCAATGCGTACGATTTCGAAGGCATCGGCACGGTATGCGACGTCGGTGGCGGTCGAGGAATTTTGCTCGGGACCATTCTGACGAAATATCCGCGCCTGCGAGGCATTCTGTTCGATCAGCCGCAGGTAGTAGCCTCCGTCGGCGAGGGGCATGATTGGGCCCCCGTCAAAGAGCGTTGTCAGGTCGTGGGTGGAAACTTTTTCGAGTCGGTGCCCGAGGCCGACGCTTACGTGTTGAAGAGCGTCATTCATGATTGGAGCGACGAAGATGCCGTGCGCATTCTGAAGACCGTGCACAAGGCGGCGAAGCCCGGGCAAACGCTTCTCTTGTTCGAGGCCATCGTTCAACCGGGGAACGAGCCCGACGATGGCAAAATCCTCGATCTCTTCATGATGGTCATGACGAGTGGCGGCCGCGAACGCACGGAGAAGGAGTTCGCGACCATCTTGAACGCCGCCGGCTTCGATCTGGTGCGGGTCATCCCGACCCAATCGAACAAGAGCATCCTCGAATCGCGCCGGCGGTAA
- a CDS encoding DUF4360 domain-containing protein, protein MLNQILAVGLPLLAALPLASDVANTTPPPPDRITIDVVTVNGSGCPQGTAAVAVSPDNTAFTVTYSQFLAQAGGGVPPTDMRKNCQLNLDVHVPQGFTYAIAQADYRGYAHLEAGASAVQRANYYFQGMSQTAYRNHNFNGRLDDNWQTTDTTEVSALVYKPCGEQRNFNINAELRVNAGTGATATSFMAMDSTDGAISTKYHFAWKVCPP, encoded by the coding sequence ATGTTGAATCAAATTTTAGCGGTGGGCCTTCCTCTATTGGCAGCACTACCGCTGGCGAGCGATGTCGCCAACACGACGCCTCCCCCGCCCGATCGAATCACCATCGATGTCGTGACGGTGAACGGTTCTGGATGTCCTCAGGGCACCGCGGCCGTCGCCGTTTCACCCGACAACACGGCGTTCACCGTGACCTACAGCCAATTCCTCGCGCAGGCGGGTGGTGGCGTTCCGCCAACCGACATGCGGAAAAACTGCCAATTGAACCTAGACGTGCACGTGCCGCAAGGATTCACCTATGCGATCGCGCAAGCGGACTATCGCGGCTACGCACACTTGGAGGCCGGCGCTTCCGCGGTTCAACGCGCAAACTACTACTTCCAGGGTATGTCTCAAACGGCGTACCGGAACCACAATTTCAACGGTCGGCTGGATGACAACTGGCAGACCACGGATACCACCGAGGTCTCGGCATTGGTCTACAAGCCCTGCGGCGAGCAGCGTAATTTCAATATCAATGCCGAGTTGCGCGTGAACGCGGGAACAGGTGCGACCGCCACCAGCTTCATGGCCATGGACTCCACGGATGGGGCCATCAGCACCAAGTACCACTTCGCTTGGAAGGTTTGCCCTCCGTAG
- a CDS encoding acetylserotonin O-methyltransferase, translating into MTSADQATLTKRLLDTLLEARIAHALYTATKFGFADLLASEPKTSTELAESSNTHAPTVARLLRALAGSGFFAQLDDGRFVNTPLSELLRADGANSMRNNVLFINDDIMSQAWTKLPGTVQTGKPSFDLHYGENIWQYLWKHPEAGAVFDAGMTSISSMYANAMANAYDFEGIGTICDVGGGRGILLGTILAKYPHLRGILFDQPQVVASVGQGHDWAPVKDRCQVVGGSFFESVPEADAYVLKSVIHDWSDEDAVRILKTVHKAAKPGQKLLVFDAIVQPGNAPDDGKVLDLFMLVMTTGGRERTEKEFATILNAAGFDLVRVIPTQSNKSILESRRR; encoded by the coding sequence ATGACATCTGCAGACCAGGCAACGCTGACCAAGCGGCTGCTCGACACTCTCCTGGAAGCGCGAATCGCTCACGCATTGTACACGGCAACGAAATTCGGTTTTGCCGACCTTCTCGCTTCGGAGCCAAAAACATCGACCGAACTTGCCGAGAGCAGCAACACCCATGCTCCCACCGTGGCCCGTTTGCTGCGCGCACTCGCTGGCTCCGGCTTTTTCGCCCAGCTCGACGATGGCCGGTTCGTGAACACTCCGTTATCCGAATTGCTTCGCGCTGACGGTGCGAACTCGATGCGAAACAACGTTCTCTTCATCAATGACGACATCATGTCTCAGGCTTGGACGAAGCTGCCAGGCACCGTCCAAACCGGAAAACCGTCGTTCGACCTCCATTACGGCGAGAATATTTGGCAATACCTCTGGAAGCATCCAGAGGCCGGCGCGGTCTTCGATGCGGGCATGACGTCCATTTCGAGCATGTACGCCAACGCGATGGCCAATGCGTACGATTTCGAAGGCATCGGCACGATATGCGACGTCGGAGGCGGTCGAGGCATTCTGCTCGGTACCATTTTGGCGAAATATCCCCATCTCCGAGGCATTCTTTTCGATCAGCCGCAGGTCGTTGCCTCCGTCGGTCAGGGGCATGATTGGGCGCCCGTCAAAGACCGTTGTCAGGTCGTGGGCGGGAGTTTCTTCGAGTCGGTGCCGGAGGCGGATGCTTACGTGTTGAAGAGCGTCATTCATGATTGGAGCGACGAGGATGCCGTGCGCATCTTGAAGACCGTGCACAAGGCGGCGAAGCCTGGTCAAAAGCTTCTCGTGTTCGACGCCATCGTTCAACCGGGCAATGCGCCAGATGATGGCAAAGTCCTCGATCTCTTCATGTTGGTCATGACGACCGGCGGCCGCGAACGCACGGAGAAAGAGTTCGCGACGATCTTGAACGCGGCCGGTTTCGATCTAGTGCGTGTCATCCCGACCCAATCGAACAAGAGCATCCTCGAATCGCGCCGGAGATGA
- a CDS encoding MarR family transcriptional regulator — MKEKRAPVPDVVDDIMDGWRAQDPAVAHVPAEISKRIARLISRIETATDRALAPFGLQKAEFGVLSTLRRTGRLKPNELTRALLISSGGTSNVLRRLEKAGLVERGDDPNDQRSSWVRLTREGVRITDQAVRVYAAAQAEFFRPVPERTARDVADLLREVLVALGDASPSVAAPVRRVRRG; from the coding sequence ATGAAAGAGAAACGGGCGCCCGTGCCCGATGTGGTCGACGACATCATGGACGGCTGGCGCGCGCAGGATCCCGCGGTTGCCCACGTCCCGGCCGAGATCTCCAAGCGGATTGCGCGCCTGATCTCGCGCATCGAGACCGCGACGGATCGCGCGCTCGCGCCGTTTGGCCTCCAAAAGGCCGAGTTCGGCGTATTGTCGACCCTCCGGCGCACGGGGCGGCTCAAACCCAACGAACTCACGCGCGCTCTTCTCATCTCGTCGGGCGGGACCAGCAACGTACTCCGCCGGCTCGAGAAGGCCGGCCTCGTCGAGCGCGGGGACGATCCCAACGACCAACGCAGCTCGTGGGTGCGTCTCACACGCGAAGGCGTTCGCATCACGGACCAGGCCGTGCGGGTCTATGCGGCGGCGCAGGCCGAATTTTTTCGCCCCGTCCCCGAGCGCACGGCGCGCGACGTCGCCGACCTGCTGCGTGAGGTGCTCGTGGCCTTGGGCGATGCCAGCCCGTCCGTTGCAGCGCCGGTTCGCCGCGTGCGTCGCGGCTAG
- a CDS encoding amidase, with translation MENPLVSGAELGRAFKAGKTDPVAALEFYLARAASSESVFITLTPERARSEAKAAAERWRRGQPLGPLDGVPIAWKDLYDVKGTITTAGAAVFANHPPATADAKLVEIAAKAGLVCIGKTNTVEFAYSGIGINPHFGTPRNPYDKHVARVPGGSSSGSAVAVAAGLVPFAMGTDTAGSVRVPAAFNGLVGFKSSSHHYSRDGVFPLSRTLDSIGPLTHSVEDCILLDALFGGKNGPSRLLPADLAQQRFVVDDVILRDARIEAGVRANLERAVDGLRRRGARVENRRVNALHEVFMLIERFGWLAAPEAVAIHETLLASKDAERMDPRVRKRLEGARNFRASDYVNLLWARENLIPRIRQELNGAVLVLPTVGHVAPELAPLERDMDLFFKTNLATLRLTMVGSFLDMPGVALPTGVDPTGMPTSLLLSVPSGEDERLLAIALAASEPS, from the coding sequence ATGGAAAACCCATTGGTGAGCGGCGCGGAGCTCGGGCGCGCATTCAAGGCGGGCAAGACCGATCCCGTTGCGGCGCTCGAGTTCTACCTTGCGCGGGCCGCCAGCTCGGAGAGCGTGTTCATCACGCTCACGCCCGAACGCGCTCGCTCCGAGGCCAAGGCTGCCGCCGAACGATGGCGTCGCGGGCAGCCATTGGGGCCCTTGGACGGAGTGCCCATTGCGTGGAAAGATTTGTATGATGTAAAAGGGACCATCACCACGGCCGGCGCCGCGGTGTTTGCGAACCATCCGCCGGCAACCGCCGACGCGAAGCTCGTCGAAATAGCCGCCAAGGCGGGATTGGTCTGCATCGGCAAAACCAATACGGTCGAATTTGCGTATTCGGGAATCGGAATCAATCCCCATTTCGGTACGCCGCGCAATCCGTATGACAAACACGTGGCCCGTGTGCCCGGTGGATCCTCGTCGGGATCGGCGGTGGCCGTGGCAGCCGGGCTCGTTCCCTTCGCCATGGGAACCGATACGGCCGGCTCCGTTCGTGTTCCGGCGGCGTTCAATGGCCTCGTTGGATTCAAATCGTCGAGCCATCACTATTCGCGAGATGGCGTCTTCCCGCTTTCGCGCACGCTCGATTCCATCGGCCCTTTGACCCATAGTGTCGAAGACTGCATTCTTCTCGACGCTCTATTTGGCGGCAAAAATGGACCGTCGAGGCTTTTGCCGGCGGATCTCGCCCAGCAGCGCTTCGTCGTGGACGACGTCATTCTTCGAGATGCGCGCATCGAAGCCGGCGTGCGAGCCAACCTCGAACGCGCCGTCGATGGGCTTCGTCGCCGCGGAGCGCGCGTCGAAAATCGCCGCGTGAACGCGCTTCACGAGGTATTCATGCTCATCGAGCGTTTCGGTTGGCTGGCGGCGCCCGAGGCCGTGGCCATCCATGAAACCTTGCTCGCTTCGAAGGATGCCGAGCGCATGGATCCACGGGTTCGAAAAAGGCTGGAAGGTGCACGTAATTTTCGTGCAAGCGACTACGTGAATCTTCTATGGGCGCGCGAAAACCTGATCCCGCGCATCCGCCAGGAGCTGAACGGCGCAGTGCTCGTCCTTCCCACGGTGGGCCACGTTGCACCCGAGCTTGCCCCGTTGGAAAGAGACATGGACCTATTTTTCAAGACGAACCTCGCAACCTTGCGGCTTACGATGGTCGGTAGCTTTCTCGACATGCCGGGTGTTGCGCTTCCGACGGGCGTCGATCCCACGGGAATGCCCACGAGTCTTCTCCTTTCGGTTCCCAGCGGTGAGGACGAGCGGCTGCTTGCCATCGCCCTGGCGGCATCGGAGCCTTCATGA
- a CDS encoding 2OG-Fe(II) oxygenase — protein MAREPFFAMAGATTSMEPFRHVVVPEVLRPGAARETLAWLESTNLFARREDPRRRYAQFQIEAVELPAEMPRIRDVLGPESLDDLRGALEVLFGVRFQRRCACLVMRCLAGDSMTIHRDYHRRAGADRYIPTHSFLLYLNAAWRPDDGGELGLFRSEDPADIAVTVAPIHNSGIGIAIGPKSFHAVSPIKQGSRYCINFGFITESDRYQDA, from the coding sequence ATGGCACGCGAACCGTTCTTTGCCATGGCCGGGGCAACGACCTCCATGGAGCCGTTTCGGCATGTGGTCGTTCCAGAGGTGCTGCGCCCGGGTGCGGCGCGCGAAACCCTCGCGTGGTTGGAATCCACGAATCTTTTCGCGCGACGCGAGGACCCACGCAGGCGATACGCGCAATTCCAAATCGAGGCCGTTGAATTGCCGGCCGAAATGCCGCGCATTCGCGATGTCTTAGGCCCCGAGAGCCTCGATGACCTGCGCGGGGCGCTGGAAGTGCTCTTCGGCGTACGCTTCCAGCGCCGGTGCGCGTGCCTGGTGATGCGATGTCTCGCCGGGGACAGCATGACCATTCATCGCGATTACCATCGGCGCGCGGGCGCGGACCGCTACATTCCGACGCACTCCTTTCTTCTCTACCTCAATGCAGCCTGGCGGCCCGACGACGGTGGTGAACTCGGGCTATTCCGATCGGAAGACCCCGCGGATATCGCGGTGACGGTCGCGCCGATTCACAATTCGGGAATCGGCATCGCGATTGGACCAAAGTCGTTTCACGCGGTTAGCCCCATCAAGCAGGGCTCACGGTATTGCATCAACTTTGGGTTCATCACGGAATCGGATCGCTACCAAGACGCGTGA
- a CDS encoding 2OG-Fe(II) oxygenase, translating into MDPFRHLTVEEALRPEAANAILEWLESTDQFETRHDSANRPYYQFNITRGKAAAAPPIAREVFDLAYIDELRRPLEELFQTRLRARCSFIATRYLPGCLAVAHRDYLPRSPERDGPTHFFIIYINAGWCPKYGGELTLQRSSKPEDVVKKIAPLHNAGLGMALGRRSYHAVNKVEDGTRYGIQFGFVAESGWYQDG; encoded by the coding sequence ATGGATCCCTTCAGGCACCTCACCGTGGAGGAGGCCCTTCGGCCCGAGGCGGCGAATGCCATTCTGGAGTGGCTCGAATCGACGGATCAATTCGAGACGCGCCACGACAGCGCGAATAGACCATATTATCAATTTAATATCACGAGAGGCAAGGCGGCCGCAGCACCGCCCATAGCACGCGAAGTCTTCGATCTCGCCTACATCGACGAGCTGCGACGCCCACTGGAAGAGCTTTTCCAAACCCGCCTCCGAGCGCGGTGCTCCTTCATTGCCACGAGATACCTTCCAGGTTGTCTCGCCGTTGCCCATCGCGATTACCTTCCACGCTCCCCCGAACGCGACGGTCCCACGCACTTTTTCATCATCTACATCAACGCCGGCTGGTGCCCCAAATACGGTGGGGAGCTCACCCTTCAAAGGTCGAGCAAACCGGAGGACGTGGTGAAGAAAATCGCGCCGCTGCACAATGCGGGCCTTGGTATGGCGCTCGGACGAAGATCCTATCACGCGGTCAACAAGGTCGAGGATGGCACCCGCTACGGCATCCAATTCGGATTCGTCGCGGAATCAGGTTGGTATCAGGACGGCTAA
- a CDS encoding DNA alkylation repair protein: MNKKLKEVMRELATLEDPRMREANESRGDDHGVNLTHLRALAKRLKAQHELALELWATGNTAARLLATLLCKPKSLSEAELDAMVHDIRSPKLLDWFIVNVVKPGHHAEALRLRWKDGDDLVGRAGWSLTTERVVKRAEGLDLEALLDQIEKEMKPAPAQKQWAMNHCLAEIGIHHREHRARAIGIGERLAVLIDYPASPGCTPPYAPLWIAEMVRRQGEVHGQRPRSKTAKSES, encoded by the coding sequence ATGAACAAAAAGCTCAAAGAGGTCATGCGCGAGCTTGCCACACTCGAGGATCCGAGGATGCGCGAGGCCAACGAAAGCCGTGGTGACGATCACGGGGTGAACCTCACGCACCTTCGTGCGCTCGCGAAGCGGCTCAAGGCACAGCATGAGCTCGCGCTCGAGCTCTGGGCAACGGGCAACACGGCCGCGCGCCTCCTGGCGACCTTGTTGTGCAAGCCGAAGTCGCTCTCTGAGGCGGAGCTCGACGCGATGGTGCACGATATCCGTTCGCCGAAGCTCCTCGACTGGTTCATCGTGAACGTGGTGAAGCCCGGCCACCACGCCGAGGCGCTCCGTCTTCGCTGGAAGGACGGGGACGATCTCGTAGGTCGCGCAGGCTGGAGCCTGACCACGGAGAGGGTGGTCAAGCGCGCGGAGGGGCTCGACCTCGAAGCACTCCTCGACCAGATCGAGAAGGAGATGAAGCCCGCGCCCGCGCAAAAGCAGTGGGCCATGAACCACTGCCTCGCCGAGATTGGCATTCATCATCGAGAACATCGCGCGCGGGCGATCGGGATTGGCGAGCGGCTCGCGGTCCTCATCGACTACCCTGCATCACCCGGCTGCACGCCACCGTACGCGCCTCTCTGGATTGCCGAGATGGTTCGCCGACAGGGCGAGGTGCACGGTCAGAGACCACGCTCGAAGACGGCCAAGTCCGAATCCTGA
- a CDS encoding family 43 glycosylhydrolase, producing the protein MTMIHGSETACVLALLACFACACSDSDGDTPPPPPATPDGDGGVNAYEVTSGPFLRIYDPSVGETSPWYINDHTFVRGQDGTWHLFGITHAEPANPLDEKTFAHATSPSLAGGPWQKQAPALVADPAYGETLLWAPYVIFHDGKYYMFYCAGGDDHAQYQIRLATSTDLWTWAREPAPLFTDGFDARDPMVLRVGNQWVLYYTATSEAAGGAHVVAYRTSTDLRHFGERHIAYEEPASGTYGGPTESPFVVAMGEDYYLFIGPRSSYSSTGVFYSKNPLHFEPSNQVGSIPAHAAEVIDDNGSWYVSAAGWGQGGVSLAPLRWEPTAYVNVTRPTYRATVQIAPRATLRSFLTTFPGEAPRELLTSRFRATGPYLAVGAFDVTDAMGAPAQVERSPDGTRLSLKSIPLGNEPVTVDWNFVFGEDYIDHALTWHVAAEPTAPVWETAFGLDTVFPWVGDDANLQREGDAAGFARWSLSGDDHGSLVFAYRAGSAWREDNRWFASSRGAVSWQPLWRNGGATWTSGMYEGGTFRMAASPRGGDRLFAERVAAALNGADQRISNTRYATPLGVRSPTAIETR; encoded by the coding sequence ATGACGATGATCCACGGCTCCGAAACGGCTTGTGTCCTTGCGCTCCTTGCATGTTTCGCGTGTGCCTGTTCCGATAGCGACGGCGACACGCCACCTCCACCGCCTGCAACCCCCGATGGGGACGGCGGCGTCAACGCGTACGAGGTGACATCCGGTCCGTTTCTCCGAATCTACGACCCGAGCGTCGGGGAAACTTCGCCGTGGTACATCAATGACCACACCTTCGTGCGCGGCCAGGATGGAACCTGGCACCTCTTCGGCATTACGCATGCCGAGCCGGCCAATCCTCTCGACGAAAAGACGTTTGCGCATGCGACGTCCCCGTCACTCGCGGGTGGGCCGTGGCAGAAACAGGCCCCCGCACTCGTGGCCGATCCCGCCTACGGCGAGACCTTGCTTTGGGCGCCGTACGTCATATTTCACGATGGCAAATATTATATGTTCTATTGTGCGGGCGGCGACGATCATGCGCAGTATCAGATTCGTCTCGCCACCTCGACGGATCTCTGGACGTGGGCGCGCGAGCCTGCGCCGCTGTTCACCGACGGCTTCGACGCGCGCGACCCGATGGTGCTCCGCGTCGGCAATCAGTGGGTGCTCTATTACACGGCCACGAGCGAGGCGGCGGGGGGTGCGCACGTCGTTGCCTATCGAACGAGTACGGATCTCCGCCACTTCGGCGAGAGGCACATCGCGTACGAGGAGCCGGCAAGCGGCACGTACGGAGGGCCCACGGAATCGCCCTTCGTGGTCGCCATGGGCGAGGATTACTACTTATTCATCGGGCCTCGTAGTTCGTATTCGTCGACGGGTGTATTTTACAGCAAAAATCCTCTTCACTTCGAACCGTCGAACCAGGTGGGGTCGATTCCTGCGCACGCTGCGGAAGTCATCGACGACAATGGATCGTGGTACGTGAGCGCGGCGGGATGGGGACAGGGCGGAGTGTCGCTCGCGCCCTTGCGATGGGAGCCGACGGCGTACGTGAACGTGACCCGGCCCACGTACCGAGCCACCGTGCAGATCGCTCCGCGGGCCACCCTGCGATCGTTTCTCACCACGTTTCCCGGGGAGGCGCCGCGCGAGCTTCTCACGTCGCGCTTTCGAGCGACCGGGCCCTATCTCGCGGTGGGGGCCTTCGACGTGACCGATGCGATGGGGGCGCCGGCACAGGTGGAACGAAGCCCGGATGGCACACGCCTCTCGCTGAAGAGCATCCCCCTGGGCAATGAGCCGGTCACCGTCGATTGGAATTTCGTCTTCGGCGAGGACTACATCGATCATGCGCTCACGTGGCACGTCGCGGCCGAGCCGACCGCGCCCGTTTGGGAAACGGCGTTCGGCCTCGACACGGTCTTTCCCTGGGTCGGCGATGATGCGAACCTGCAACGCGAAGGCGATGCCGCCGGCTTCGCCCGGTGGTCGCTCTCCGGAGACGACCATGGCAGCCTGGTATTCGCGTACCGCGCCGGCTCGGCATGGCGCGAGGACAATCGATGGTTCGCCTCGTCGCGCGGCGCCGTGTCATGGCAACCACTCTGGAGAAACGGCGGCGCAACCTGGACGAGCGGCATGTACGAAGGCGGCACCTTTCGCATGGCGGCGAGCCCTCGGGGCGGCGACCGCCTCTTTGCCGAGCGCGTGGCGGCGGCTTTGAACGGAGCCGATCAGAGAATCTCGAACACCCGGTACGCGACACCGCTTGGCGTGCGCTCGCCCACGGCGATCGAAACGAGATGA
- a CDS encoding DUF3237 domain-containing protein, whose protein sequence is MHLDELRSRPLFDLVMTLDPPQQIGATPLGKRRIFTVTSGTFQGDRLRGVVLPQGGSDWLLERADGSARQDVRLVLETDDGAAVLMTYNGVRHASPEVAERLARGEPVDASEYYLRTAPFFETASEKYAWLNHLVSIAVGERTPSGVAYRVFEIL, encoded by the coding sequence ATGCACCTCGACGAACTTCGATCTCGCCCCCTCTTCGATCTCGTGATGACCCTCGATCCGCCGCAGCAAATCGGCGCGACGCCCCTTGGCAAGCGGCGAATCTTCACGGTGACGAGCGGCACGTTTCAGGGGGACCGATTGCGCGGTGTGGTCCTACCCCAAGGCGGCAGTGACTGGCTTCTCGAGCGCGCAGATGGCTCGGCTCGTCAGGATGTGCGCCTCGTCCTTGAGACCGATGACGGCGCGGCCGTCTTGATGACCTACAACGGCGTGCGTCACGCCTCACCCGAGGTCGCTGAGCGGCTGGCGCGCGGCGAGCCGGTGGACGCGAGCGAGTACTACCTCAGGACCGCGCCATTCTTCGAGACCGCCTCGGAGAAGTACGCGTGGCTCAATCATCTCGTTTCGATCGCCGTGGGCGAGCGCACGCCAAGCGGTGTCGCGTACCGGGTGTTCGAGATTCTCTGA